The following proteins are co-located in the Paraburkholderia phytofirmans PsJN genome:
- the msrA gene encoding peptide-methionine (S)-S-oxide reductase MsrA — protein sequence MSQTGEVATLGGGCFWCLEAVYLGVDGVNAVESGYAGGQTQRPTYEQVCDGETGHAEVVKIDFDPAKISYREILDIFFAIHDPTQLNRQGNDVGTQYRSVVFTHSDAQRETALQAIREIGEQGIYDGQIVTQVLPLDGNYWPAEAYHQNYFARHPNQGYCSFVVAPKVAKFRQQFAHRIRAS from the coding sequence ATGAGTCAGACAGGCGAAGTCGCCACTCTGGGTGGCGGGTGTTTCTGGTGCCTCGAAGCGGTGTACCTGGGCGTCGACGGCGTGAACGCGGTGGAGTCGGGCTACGCGGGCGGCCAGACCCAGCGTCCGACCTACGAGCAGGTGTGCGACGGCGAAACCGGCCATGCCGAAGTCGTGAAAATCGACTTCGATCCGGCGAAGATCAGCTATCGCGAGATTCTCGATATCTTCTTCGCGATCCACGATCCGACGCAGTTGAACCGGCAGGGCAACGACGTCGGCACGCAATACCGCTCGGTGGTCTTCACGCATTCCGACGCGCAGCGGGAAACGGCGCTGCAGGCAATTCGCGAGATCGGTGAACAAGGTATTTACGACGGCCAGATCGTCACACAAGTGCTGCCGCTCGACGGCAATTACTGGCCCGCCGAGGCTTATCACCAGAACTATTTTGCGCGGCACCCGAATCAGGGCTACTGCTCGTTCGTAGTGGCGCCGAAAGTGGCGAAGTTCCGTCAGCAGTTTGCTCACCGGATCAGGGCGAGCTAA
- a CDS encoding flavin reductase family protein, translating to MKHASPPNFDQNAFKQALSQFATGVTVITTRAASGQLIGITASSFNSVSLNPPLVLWSLATRSASMPVFRANSHYVVNVLASSQLDLCKRFATVKGDRFEGVSHAEGDTGMPVLDGALAWFECHNRSRYDEGDHVIFVGEVERCGVHENAAKMSPLVFQNGLFHRLDAL from the coding sequence ATGAAGCACGCCAGCCCGCCCAACTTCGACCAGAACGCCTTCAAACAGGCGCTCAGCCAATTTGCCACCGGCGTCACCGTTATTACAACGCGCGCGGCGTCCGGCCAGTTGATCGGCATCACGGCCAGCTCATTCAATTCGGTTTCGCTCAATCCGCCGCTCGTGCTATGGAGTTTGGCCACGCGTTCGGCGTCGATGCCGGTGTTTCGCGCCAACAGTCACTACGTGGTCAATGTGCTGGCTTCGTCGCAGCTCGATTTGTGCAAGCGCTTTGCGACCGTGAAGGGCGATCGCTTCGAAGGCGTTTCGCACGCGGAAGGCGACACCGGCATGCCGGTGCTCGACGGCGCGCTTGCCTGGTTCGAATGCCATAACCGCAGCCGTTACGACGAAGGCGACCACGTGATTTTTGTCGGCGAAGTGGAGCGTTGCGGCGTGCACGAGAATGCCGCGAAGATGTCACCGCTGGTGTTTCAGAACGGCTTGTTTCACCGACTCGACGCGCTTTGA
- a CDS encoding Lrp/AsnC family transcriptional regulator, with the protein MNAISLDATDCRILTVLQQEGRISNLDLAERISLSPSACLRRLRLLEEQGVIEHYRACLNREVLGFELEAFVQVSMRNDQENWHERFAEAVRDWPEVVGAFVVTGETHYLLRVLAHNLKHYSDFVLQRLYKAPGVMDIRSNIVLQTLKEDSGVPVSLVKKTGGHSAAHNDR; encoded by the coding sequence ATGAACGCGATCTCGCTCGACGCCACCGATTGCCGTATCTTGACGGTGCTTCAGCAAGAAGGACGGATCAGCAATCTCGACCTCGCGGAGCGCATTTCGCTCTCGCCGTCAGCCTGTCTACGACGCCTGCGCCTGCTCGAAGAGCAGGGCGTCATCGAACACTACCGCGCGTGTCTTAATCGAGAAGTGCTGGGTTTCGAACTGGAAGCGTTCGTGCAGGTGTCCATGCGCAACGACCAGGAGAACTGGCACGAGCGCTTCGCGGAAGCGGTGCGCGACTGGCCGGAAGTGGTCGGCGCGTTCGTCGTGACCGGCGAGACGCACTATCTGCTGCGAGTCCTCGCGCACAATCTCAAACATTATTCGGATTTCGTGCTGCAGCGTCTCTACAAGGCGCCGGGCGTGATGGATATTCGTTCGAATATCGTGCTGCAGACGCTCAAGGAAGATTCGGGCGTGCCGGTTTCGCTGGTGAAGAAAACCGGTGGGCATAGCGCCGCGCACAACGATCGCTGA
- the tcdA gene encoding tRNA cyclic N6-threonylcarbamoyladenosine(37) synthase TcdA, giving the protein MSSTTAQTDLTTSLDGKETADRERRFGGIARLYGAPALAAFEGAHVAVIGIGGVGSWVAEALARSAVGTLTLIDLDNVAESNTNRQIHALDGNYGKPKVEAMAERIAAINPFCDVRLIEDFVEPDNFESTLGGGFDYVIDAIDSVRTKTALIAWCVEKKQPLITIGGAGGQLDPTRIRIDDLALTIQDPLLSKVRGQLRKQHGFPRGPKAKFKVSAVYSDEPLIYPEAAVCDIDEEAEHVTTSPGHTGPVGLNCAGFGSSVCVTASFGFAAAAHVLRALAKQATA; this is encoded by the coding sequence ATGTCCAGCACCACCGCGCAAACCGATCTTACTACCAGCCTCGACGGGAAAGAAACCGCTGACCGTGAGCGGCGTTTCGGCGGCATCGCGCGTTTGTACGGCGCGCCGGCGCTCGCCGCGTTCGAAGGCGCGCACGTCGCGGTGATCGGCATTGGCGGCGTCGGGTCGTGGGTGGCCGAGGCGCTAGCGCGCAGCGCGGTCGGCACGCTGACGCTGATCGATCTCGACAACGTCGCCGAGAGCAACACTAACCGGCAGATCCACGCGCTCGACGGCAACTACGGAAAACCGAAGGTCGAAGCCATGGCCGAACGCATTGCGGCGATCAATCCGTTTTGCGACGTGCGCCTGATCGAGGACTTCGTCGAGCCGGATAACTTCGAGTCGACGCTCGGTGGCGGCTTCGACTATGTGATCGATGCGATCGACAGTGTGCGCACCAAGACCGCGTTGATCGCATGGTGCGTGGAGAAGAAGCAGCCGTTGATCACGATCGGCGGCGCAGGTGGCCAACTCGACCCGACGCGCATTCGCATAGACGATCTGGCGCTGACGATCCAGGATCCCTTACTGTCGAAAGTGCGCGGACAACTGCGCAAACAGCACGGTTTTCCGCGTGGCCCGAAGGCGAAGTTCAAGGTGAGCGCGGTGTATTCCGACGAACCGTTGATCTACCCGGAAGCTGCCGTTTGCGATATCGACGAGGAGGCCGAGCACGTCACCACGTCGCCGGGCCACACCGGGCCGGTCGGTTTGAACTGCGCGGGATTCGGTTCGAGCGTGTGTGTGACGGCGAGCTTCGGATTTGCTGCAGCCGCGCATGTGCTGCGGGCATTGGCGAAGCAGGCGACGGCTTGA
- a CDS encoding DUF72 domain-containing protein: protein MDPSGTSEVEQPLESEARADGEGVQFDLFGMPVDTATAKGDGAVKSSRGTSGATGTAATAVAAGADADAARQNQQSVEQASSPANASAPPATATPPERQRQPRAIKARDVGSLWQEDDAVAPANTVPVPGTITAPASANAPTKRRVREIVAAPPSPELLALAAQLPSQIHLGTSTWSFPGWNGIVYGDEYSNSKLSREGLTAYGAHPLLKTVSIDRSFYQALTVTEYLRYAQQVPEHFRFIVKAPMTITDATVRAERGEPVSMNPCFLNAQMAIDDFVTPCLEGLGAKAGALVFQLSPLPDQMLAQPAVFIERLAEFLMALPKLPDSACYAIEIRDASLLTPRFIRTLKTAGVRYCVGIHARMPDPLRQAAALALLDGEPAGPLIVRWSLHGGFKYEQAKAKYEPFNQLVDEDPATRASLAELAARYALAGQPVVIAINNKAEGSAPLSCVELARAIIDAYARLAHEHEHDDHEPPSSEENEQPPGSGA, encoded by the coding sequence ATGGACCCAAGCGGGACAAGCGAAGTTGAACAGCCGCTCGAGAGCGAAGCTCGCGCCGATGGCGAAGGCGTGCAGTTCGATCTGTTCGGGATGCCGGTAGATACGGCGACGGCAAAGGGCGATGGCGCGGTGAAGTCGTCGCGTGGGACGAGCGGGGCCACTGGCACTGCTGCGACCGCCGTAGCCGCTGGGGCGGACGCTGACGCCGCTCGGCAGAATCAGCAGAGCGTCGAACAGGCAAGCTCGCCAGCTAACGCATCCGCGCCACCCGCCACCGCGACGCCGCCCGAGCGCCAGCGTCAGCCGCGCGCGATAAAGGCCCGAGACGTCGGCTCTTTGTGGCAGGAGGACGATGCCGTAGCGCCAGCCAACACCGTCCCCGTGCCCGGAACCATTACCGCGCCCGCCTCCGCCAACGCCCCCACAAAACGCCGCGTTCGCGAAATCGTCGCCGCCCCGCCCTCGCCCGAACTTCTCGCGCTGGCGGCGCAACTACCGTCGCAAATCCACCTCGGCACTTCGACCTGGTCGTTTCCGGGCTGGAACGGTATCGTCTATGGCGACGAGTACAGCAACAGCAAACTGTCGCGTGAGGGCCTCACGGCCTACGGCGCGCATCCGCTGCTGAAGACGGTCAGCATCGACCGGTCGTTTTATCAGGCGCTCACGGTCACCGAGTATTTGCGTTACGCGCAGCAGGTGCCCGAGCATTTCCGCTTCATCGTGAAAGCCCCGATGACGATCACCGACGCCACCGTGCGCGCCGAACGCGGCGAACCGGTCTCGATGAATCCGTGCTTTCTGAACGCGCAAATGGCGATCGACGATTTCGTCACGCCTTGTCTCGAAGGGCTCGGCGCCAAAGCCGGCGCGCTCGTGTTCCAGCTTTCGCCGCTGCCGGATCAGATGCTCGCGCAGCCGGCGGTGTTCATCGAACGGCTGGCCGAATTTCTGATGGCCTTGCCGAAGTTGCCGGACAGCGCCTGCTACGCGATCGAAATCCGTGATGCGAGCCTGCTTACGCCGCGCTTCATCCGTACGCTCAAAACGGCGGGCGTGCGCTATTGCGTCGGGATTCATGCGCGCATGCCCGATCCGTTGCGTCAGGCCGCGGCGCTTGCGTTGCTGGACGGTGAACCGGCCGGGCCGCTGATCGTGCGCTGGAGCCTGCACGGCGGCTTCAAATACGAACAGGCGAAGGCCAAGTACGAACCGTTCAACCAGTTGGTCGATGAGGACCCGGCGACCCGCGCGTCACTCGCCGAACTGGCCGCGCGCTATGCGCTGGCCGGCCAGCCGGTGGTGATCGCGATCAACAATAAAGCGGAAGGCTCGGCGCCGCTGAGTTGTGTGGAGCTGGCGCGGGCGATCATCGACGCGTATGCACGGCTCGCTCATGAACATGAGCACGACGATCACGAGCCTCCGTCATCTGAAGAGAACGAGCAGCCGCCTGGCTCCGGCGCCTGA
- the pdxH gene encoding pyridoxamine 5'-phosphate oxidase gives MTSLAELRKNYSLGSLDVADIDRNPFRQFDTWFQQAVDAKLPEPNTMTLATVDSRGRPSARIVLIKGVDERGFVFFTNYESRKGRELAANPYASLLFYWIELERQVRVEGRIVKTSAEESDAYFASRPLGSRIGAWASNQSQLIESRSQLETREREISLQYGDQPPRPPHWGGYRLVPEAIEFWQGRPSRLHDRLLYTRSDEHSDWQISRLSP, from the coding sequence ATGACCTCACTCGCCGAACTTCGAAAAAACTATTCGCTGGGTTCTTTGGACGTTGCCGATATCGACCGTAACCCGTTTCGTCAATTCGATACGTGGTTTCAACAAGCGGTCGACGCCAAATTGCCCGAACCGAATACCATGACGCTGGCCACGGTCGACTCGCGTGGCCGGCCGTCGGCGCGTATTGTCCTGATCAAGGGCGTCGACGAGCGGGGCTTCGTGTTCTTCACCAATTACGAAAGCCGTAAAGGCCGTGAACTGGCCGCCAATCCGTACGCCAGCCTGCTTTTCTACTGGATCGAACTCGAACGCCAGGTGCGTGTGGAAGGCCGCATCGTCAAAACCAGCGCGGAAGAAAGCGACGCGTATTTCGCATCGCGCCCGCTCGGTTCACGCATCGGTGCATGGGCCTCGAATCAGAGTCAGCTAATTGAAAGCCGTTCGCAGCTCGAAACACGCGAACGCGAAATCAGCTTGCAATACGGCGACCAGCCACCGCGCCCACCGCACTGGGGCGGGTATCGTTTGGTGCCCGAAGCAATCGAATTCTGGCAGGGCCGGCCGTCACGCCTTCACGACCGCTTGCTCTACACGCGCTCAGACGAACACAGCGACTGGCAAATCTCCCGCCTATCGCCTTGA
- a CDS encoding SAM-dependent methyltransferase yields the protein MFWEKKLAQWVEEVKTRANVPARLVLWDGQQHDFGQFAAPQVTLHVKSATALPYLLEPSLDNLGEAYVKGKIDIEGKLSDIINIGYQLARNTVTSAGKLARVRRYFNHSKASDKKAIQYHYDVSNEFYKLWLDENMVYSCAYFENGDEDLPTAQIKKIDHILTKIQLQPGQRLLDIGCGWGALVLRAAQKFGAQCVGVTLSQNQFDLATARVKAAGLEGQIEIRLQDYRDVEGQFDRITSVGMFEHVGRKNLPGYFEKIRDLLVDDGIAMNHGITSSDSDSGETALGGGEFIDRYVFPDGELPHISLALESMQRGGLEAVDVESLRRHYAHTLDIWAENFEAHAEEARKLVDDEKFRIWRVYLAGCAYAFENDDVSIYQVVCRKAGRSAKTLPWSRRFMYDKPL from the coding sequence ATGTTCTGGGAGAAGAAGCTGGCGCAGTGGGTGGAAGAGGTAAAAACCAGGGCTAACGTTCCCGCACGCCTCGTGCTGTGGGACGGTCAGCAACATGACTTCGGGCAGTTCGCGGCGCCCCAGGTCACACTACATGTCAAAAGCGCGACGGCGCTGCCCTATCTGCTCGAACCGAGCCTCGACAATCTCGGCGAGGCGTACGTGAAGGGCAAGATCGACATTGAAGGCAAACTGTCGGACATCATCAATATCGGCTACCAGCTGGCGCGCAATACCGTCACCAGCGCGGGCAAGCTGGCGCGCGTGCGGCGCTACTTCAATCATTCGAAAGCCTCGGACAAGAAGGCGATCCAGTATCACTACGACGTCTCGAACGAGTTCTACAAGCTGTGGCTCGACGAGAACATGGTGTACTCGTGTGCGTACTTCGAGAACGGCGACGAAGATCTTCCTACCGCGCAGATCAAGAAGATCGACCACATCCTCACCAAGATCCAGTTGCAACCCGGGCAGCGCCTGCTCGATATCGGCTGCGGCTGGGGCGCGCTCGTGCTGCGCGCGGCGCAGAAGTTCGGCGCGCAGTGTGTGGGCGTCACGCTCTCGCAGAACCAGTTCGATCTCGCTACCGCACGCGTGAAAGCGGCGGGTCTGGAAGGCCAGATCGAGATTCGTCTGCAGGATTATCGCGACGTCGAAGGGCAATTCGATCGCATCACGAGCGTCGGCATGTTCGAGCACGTGGGCCGCAAGAATCTGCCGGGCTACTTCGAGAAAATCCGCGACCTGCTGGTCGACGACGGCATCGCCATGAATCACGGCATTACGTCGAGCGATTCGGACAGCGGCGAGACCGCGCTCGGCGGCGGCGAATTCATCGACCGCTATGTGTTTCCGGACGGTGAGCTGCCGCATATCAGTCTCGCGCTCGAATCGATGCAGCGCGGCGGGCTCGAAGCGGTTGACGTCGAAAGCCTGCGCCGTCACTATGCGCACACGCTGGACATCTGGGCGGAGAATTTCGAAGCGCATGCGGAAGAAGCCCGCAAGCTCGTCGACGACGAGAAATTCCGCATCTGGCGCGTGTACCTCGCCGGTTGCGCCTACGCTTTCGAAAACGACGACGTCTCGATCTACCAGGTGGTCTGCCGCAAAGCCGGCCGCAGCGCGAAAACCCTGCCGTGGTCGCGCCGCTTCATGTACGACAAACCGCTGTGA